The following coding sequences lie in one Candidatus Marinarcus aquaticus genomic window:
- a CDS encoding response regulator, translating into MQRVAELKKLARNLTALIVETQSETIDFFKENFKNIFKELIFEKDGLRALESYKKHQPDIVITEYEVEEMNSLALIKNIKKVNRNAQIIVVSTKKDATTVLKMVHTGIVDFLPKPIDKLLLHNALVRGMAMTTPINALSEKVSSESPIESLKALEENNNEIQLISDYKGIPIIHKGTIVYIHKDYVEIQTRKIQTKAIEFNGKTIIESEYLSGDIEGKLLSIDNKNGQVALSGLKFIEYTPKRRKYARIVPSSDMKLMAYKKGGAKIDITLVSISINNLTFKIKHLPDFFKEDTLIDLKLAFEIPESDLAYYVDKLCISNFQGKILKITPMEDYYIIGITFEIPKINEDVFKKYLYTRELQLIEEFKKFARG; encoded by the coding sequence ATGCAAAGAGTTGCGGAGTTAAAAAAACTTGCCAGAAATTTAACTGCACTTATTGTTGAAACACAGAGTGAAACAATAGATTTTTTTAAAGAGAATTTTAAAAATATTTTTAAAGAGTTGATTTTTGAAAAAGATGGCTTACGCGCTTTAGAAAGTTACAAAAAACACCAACCTGATATTGTTATTACAGAGTATGAAGTTGAAGAAATGAACAGTTTGGCACTGATTAAAAATATTAAAAAAGTGAATCGAAATGCACAAATTATTGTTGTATCAACGAAAAAAGATGCCACTACTGTATTAAAAATGGTGCATACAGGTATCGTTGATTTTCTTCCAAAACCAATTGATAAACTGTTGTTACATAATGCATTGGTGCGAGGAATGGCAATGACTACTCCAATCAATGCATTGAGTGAAAAGGTATCGTCTGAGTCACCTATTGAGTCATTAAAAGCACTCGAAGAGAACAACAATGAAATTCAACTGATCAGTGATTATAAGGGTATTCCCATTATTCACAAAGGAACCATTGTTTATATTCATAAAGATTATGTTGAAATTCAAACGCGAAAAATACAAACCAAAGCAATTGAGTTTAATGGAAAAACCATCATTGAATCAGAGTATCTTTCAGGTGATATTGAAGGAAAACTTTTAAGCATTGACAATAAAAATGGTCAAGTTGCTTTAAGTGGTCTGAAATTTATTGAGTATACGCCTAAAAGAAGAAAATATGCACGTATTGTACCCTCTTCTGATATGAAACTCATGGCATATAAAAAAGGTGGCGCTAAAATTGATATTACACTGGTGTCTATCTCGATTAATAACTTGACGTTTAAGATCAAACATTTGCCTGATTTTTTCAAAGAAGATACCCTTATTGATTTGAAATTGGCTTTTGAAATACCTGAATCAGACTTGGCTTATTATGTTGATAAACTCTGTATCTCTAACTTTCAAGGTAAAATTTTAAAAATTACACCAATGGAGGATTATTATATTATTGGCATTACTTTTGAAATACCTAAAATCAATGAAGATGTCTTTAAAAAATATCTTTATACAAGAGAACTGCAACTTATCGAAGAGTTTAAGAAGTTTGCACGCGGTTAA
- the glyS gene encoding glycine--tRNA ligase subunit beta, whose protein sequence is MTKPLLIEIGVEELPAIPFLNELPHIEKKWLAILEQFNLVCEFDFFYTPRRLVLWHREFATAQEDSVVEQFGAPVAIAYKEGQPTNAAIGFAKKCGVSVEELSTKDTPKGEVLYFKQEVKGTAVKELLHDMVNLFIKSLDFGKSMRWASNTESFIRPIRSLCVLHGEELIDAELFDVKSQKASFAHRMVSYEPFTFDFAGDYFCKLDKHGVILYPDERRKIILEQMKTLEKEQGITIEIDEELLEEVVAITEYPTALLGQFDEPFLELPEEVIVTSMKEHQRYFAVYKNNKLTNAFIVVSNAKTDDFSNIIAGNEKVLRPRLADGMFFYRNDLNNGLNNEGLKTLVFVEGLGSMYDKCEREAKIASHLASVLKESNTELLTKAVMLSKADLLSEMVYEFTELQGLMGYYYAKAANEDELVYTALKEQYLPDGEDSELPSNLFSSIIALSYKIDNLMGLFSVGKIPTGSKDPFGLRRAAAGIVKIAIEHKLNLDFAAVVSELSVNYPNLNQEQLLEFFNERLFKIFDVNPSVLKAVLGSGETNIFKISQKLCALNPVVLSSDFKEYSATFKRVANIIKDIDTNHKLEINPELFEDEAEEVLYVKYSEVTQKSYLSYDEELEALFALKPQLDAFFDSVFVNHENPNIKANRKHLIGLVYQAFKTIADIKEITV, encoded by the coding sequence ATGACTAAACCACTGCTGATTGAAATTGGAGTAGAAGAGTTACCAGCCATTCCATTTTTAAACGAGTTACCCCATATTGAAAAAAAATGGCTTGCCATTTTAGAGCAATTCAATTTAGTATGTGAGTTTGATTTCTTTTATACTCCTAGACGTTTAGTACTGTGGCACAGAGAGTTTGCAACAGCGCAAGAAGACTCAGTTGTTGAGCAATTTGGTGCACCTGTTGCCATTGCTTACAAAGAGGGGCAACCCACAAATGCTGCCATTGGTTTTGCTAAAAAGTGCGGCGTAAGCGTTGAAGAGTTAAGCACAAAAGATACTCCAAAAGGGGAAGTTCTTTACTTCAAACAAGAGGTGAAAGGAACGGCTGTAAAAGAACTTTTACATGATATGGTGAATCTGTTTATTAAATCATTGGATTTTGGTAAATCAATGCGTTGGGCAAGCAATACAGAGAGCTTTATTCGACCAATTCGAAGTTTATGCGTTCTTCATGGGGAAGAGCTCATAGATGCAGAACTTTTTGATGTAAAATCACAAAAAGCCTCGTTTGCACACAGAATGGTTTCATACGAGCCATTTACCTTTGATTTTGCAGGGGATTACTTCTGCAAACTTGATAAACATGGAGTTATTCTCTATCCTGATGAGCGAAGAAAAATCATCTTAGAGCAAATGAAAACTTTAGAAAAAGAACAAGGCATCACCATAGAGATTGATGAAGAGCTTTTAGAAGAGGTTGTGGCAATTACAGAGTACCCAACAGCACTTTTAGGACAATTTGATGAACCTTTCTTGGAGTTACCAGAAGAAGTCATTGTAACCTCAATGAAAGAGCACCAACGATATTTTGCAGTGTACAAAAACAATAAACTGACCAATGCCTTTATCGTGGTTTCAAATGCCAAAACAGATGATTTCAGTAACATTATTGCAGGAAATGAAAAAGTGCTTCGACCACGACTTGCCGATGGTATGTTCTTCTACAGAAATGACCTTAACAATGGATTGAACAATGAAGGACTCAAAACATTAGTTTTCGTTGAAGGGTTGGGTTCCATGTATGACAAGTGTGAACGTGAAGCAAAAATTGCTTCACATTTAGCATCCGTTTTAAAAGAGAGCAACACTGAACTACTTACAAAAGCGGTGATGCTCTCTAAAGCTGACCTTTTATCAGAGATGGTATACGAGTTTACAGAACTTCAAGGACTGATGGGCTACTACTATGCCAAAGCAGCCAATGAAGATGAGCTGGTTTATACTGCATTAAAAGAGCAGTACCTTCCTGATGGAGAAGACTCTGAACTTCCATCAAACCTCTTTTCAAGCATCATTGCACTTTCATACAAAATTGACAATCTTATGGGACTGTTTAGTGTGGGTAAAATTCCAACAGGTTCAAAAGACCCATTTGGTCTCAGACGTGCGGCAGCTGGTATTGTTAAAATAGCCATTGAACATAAACTGAACTTAGATTTTGCAGCAGTGGTGAGTGAACTGAGCGTAAACTATCCAAACTTGAACCAAGAGCAACTCTTAGAGTTTTTTAATGAACGACTCTTTAAAATCTTTGATGTCAACCCTTCAGTACTTAAAGCAGTGCTAGGAAGTGGAGAAACCAATATTTTCAAGATCAGTCAAAAATTGTGTGCATTAAACCCTGTGGTATTAAGCAGTGATTTTAAAGAGTACAGTGCAACGTTTAAACGAGTGGCAAATATCATCAAAGATATTGATACCAACCATAAGTTAGAAATCAATCCTGAACTCTTTGAAGACGAAGCTGAAGAGGTTTTATATGTAAAATACAGTGAAGTAACACAGAAATCTTACTTAAGCTATGATGAAGAGTTAGAAGCACTTTTTGCACTGAAACCACAACTCGATGCATTCTTTGATAGCGTGTTTGTAAATCATGAAAACCCAAATATCAAAGCCAACAGAAAACATCTGATTGGTCTTGTGTATCAAGCGTTTAAAACCATTGCAGATATTAAAGAAATCACGGTTTAA
- a CDS encoding PP0621 family protein has protein sequence MIFKILAFIFILFLIYLIFFKKGRETQIKQNEKSKSELEDIMVECPTCKTFVSKDEAILSNGRYFCSKECLK, from the coding sequence ATGATTTTCAAGATTTTAGCTTTTATTTTTATCCTATTTTTAATCTATCTTATCTTTTTCAAAAAAGGAAGAGAGACTCAGATAAAACAGAATGAAAAGAGTAAAAGCGAACTTGAAGATATCATGGTAGAGTGTCCAACATGTAAAACATTTGTTTCAAAAGATGAAGCCATTTTAAGCAATGGACGATACTTTTGCTCAAAGGAGTGTCTGAAATGA
- the rsmG gene encoding 16S rRNA (guanine(527)-N(7))-methyltransferase RsmG — protein MQLNRSNFEPLNLNLDEQFYERCEKFVALLQQWGKVHNFTAELETDQIEKNIIDSLYPLQFINNFTSFADIGTGAGYPGLLIAIAQPHIKGALIESRSKRCAFLSFVKNALKLENLEVICARVEEVENQEPFELITSRAVTNTSLLLQLTKNISDEHTSYLFYKGSMLKEELQEAKLNNYKIINVHERNYLHIQGQQ, from the coding sequence ATGCAGTTAAATAGAAGTAATTTTGAACCCCTTAACCTCAATTTGGATGAGCAGTTTTATGAGCGTTGTGAAAAGTTCGTGGCACTGCTTCAACAATGGGGAAAAGTTCATAACTTCACAGCTGAGCTTGAAACAGACCAAATAGAGAAGAACATCATAGACTCACTCTATCCCTTACAGTTTATCAACAACTTCACTTCATTTGCAGATATTGGTACAGGTGCTGGGTATCCGGGGCTTCTTATTGCCATTGCACAACCTCATATCAAAGGCGCATTGATTGAATCACGCAGCAAACGATGCGCTTTTTTAAGTTTTGTCAAAAATGCTTTAAAACTTGAAAACCTTGAAGTGATATGTGCAAGAGTAGAAGAGGTTGAAAACCAAGAACCTTTTGAATTAATCACTTCAAGGGCCGTAACAAACACCTCTTTACTGCTTCAACTGACGAAAAACATCAGTGATGAACACACCAGCTACCTCTTCTATAAAGGCAGCATGCTCAAAGAGGAGTTACAAGAGGCTAAGTTGAATAACTATAAAATAATCAACGTGCACGAACGAAACTATTTACATATACAAGGACAACAATGA
- the ribA gene encoding GTP cyclohydrolase II, whose product MNIIQSNIANLPTKYGKFKIKAYKDEDQEHLAIMSENFQDLDIPYVRIHSECLTGDTLGSLKCDCQNQLDLALKFIAQEGGLVIYHRQEGRNIGLLNKVNAYALQDQGRDTIQANVELGFNEDERDYRIVEHIFKDLGIKKIKLITNNPKKLAYVESLGVDIKERIPAITKSNKYNKEYINTKKEQMGHMF is encoded by the coding sequence ATGAATATAATACAATCAAATATAGCGAATTTACCTACAAAATACGGAAAGTTTAAGATAAAAGCCTACAAAGATGAGGACCAAGAGCACCTTGCCATTATGAGTGAAAATTTTCAAGATTTAGATATACCCTATGTACGAATTCATTCAGAGTGTTTAACCGGTGACACCCTTGGAAGCTTAAAATGTGACTGCCAAAACCAGTTGGATTTGGCGTTAAAGTTCATTGCACAAGAGGGTGGTTTGGTGATTTATCATCGACAAGAAGGGCGGAATATTGGTCTGCTTAATAAAGTCAATGCGTATGCACTTCAAGATCAAGGTCGAGACACCATTCAAGCCAATGTTGAGTTGGGTTTTAACGAGGATGAGCGAGATTATCGTATCGTTGAACACATCTTTAAAGATTTGGGTATTAAAAAAATCAAACTTATCACCAATAACCCGAAAAAACTGGCGTACGTTGAATCACTTGGAGTTGATATAAAAGAACGAATACCTGCAATTACCAAATCAAACAAGTACAATAAAGAGTATATCAATACCAAAAAAGAGCAGATGGGGCACATGTTTTAA
- the hemB gene encoding porphobilinogen synthase, translating to MFKRFRRLRINETLRDLVRETTLTPNDFIYPLFVREGEKIKTEVSSMPGVFQMSIDEILKECEAIQKVGLNSIILFGIPDVKDSVGSECLCEESIIARTIKAIKAQFPTMFVATDLCFCEYTDHGHCGILDPKTQTVDNDKTLEISAQQALVHARAGADMIAPSGMMDGIIETLRTALDDNGFENLPIMAYSTKFASAYYGPFRDVAESTPSFGDRRSYQMDPANRLEAIEESLEDERQGADILMVKPALSYLDLIRDIRNETRLPLAVYNVSGEYAILKHAGNAGLVDYDRVMMETLLSFKRAGADIIITYHAKEACILLNQK from the coding sequence ATGTTTAAAAGATTTAGAAGATTAAGAATTAATGAAACTTTAAGAGATTTAGTTCGAGAAACGACCTTAACACCCAATGACTTCATCTATCCTCTGTTCGTAAGAGAAGGTGAAAAGATTAAAACTGAAGTGTCATCAATGCCAGGTGTTTTTCAAATGAGTATTGATGAGATTTTAAAAGAGTGTGAAGCGATTCAAAAGGTGGGGTTAAACTCAATCATTCTGTTTGGAATTCCAGATGTTAAAGATTCAGTGGGAAGTGAGTGTTTGTGTGAAGAGAGTATTATTGCTCGAACGATTAAAGCCATAAAAGCACAATTCCCAACCATGTTTGTGGCAACCGATCTTTGTTTTTGTGAGTACACTGACCATGGACACTGTGGTATTTTAGACCCAAAAACACAAACCGTTGATAATGATAAAACTTTAGAAATTTCAGCTCAACAAGCATTGGTTCATGCTCGTGCAGGTGCGGATATGATTGCTCCAAGTGGAATGATGGATGGCATCATTGAGACTTTAAGAACTGCTTTGGATGATAATGGATTTGAAAATCTTCCTATTATGGCTTACTCTACTAAATTTGCAAGTGCATATTATGGGCCATTTCGAGATGTGGCTGAGAGTACACCAAGCTTTGGGGACAGAAGAAGTTATCAAATGGACCCAGCCAATCGTCTTGAAGCGATTGAAGAGTCACTTGAAGATGAACGACAAGGTGCTGATATATTGATGGTGAAACCAGCACTTTCATACTTAGATCTCATCAGAGATATTCGAAATGAAACCAGACTTCCATTGGCTGTTTATAACGTAAGTGGTGAGTATGCCATATTAAAACATGCAGGGAATGCTGGTTTAGTTGATTATGACCGTGTGATGATGGAAACTCTTTTAAGTTTCAAACGCGCTGGGGCTGATATTATTATTACTTATCATGCAAAAGAAGCGTGTATTTTATTGAACCAAAAATAA